DNA from Quercus lobata isolate SW786 chromosome 1, ValleyOak3.0 Primary Assembly, whole genome shotgun sequence:
tttaacccaacaatatatatatatatatatatatataagaaactCAAATAAGACTATCAAAATTAGCCTCTAAATTATCCAGTATGGTTTTTGAAATAAAGTGTGTATATGAAAGaagttttgatgatttttttggcTAACAAAAGTTAGAGACTTTTTGTtagattatttgaaaaaaataaaattgagacaaaaataaaaggcaaaaagatGTAGCTAAACTTACCCTAAAACTGCTCCTCTTTGTTTGGATGGGTGACATGACAGACGACACCACTGAGTCAAAGTAATGTCATTTACAAAGACATTGTGTTTCTCACGTCTATCTCTATGCTTTCGAGAAGCAGTAATACAATTAGCATGAATAATAGATTCCAGTCATTTCACTAGTGTTATGGTGAGCTTTGGCCCGTCGGGATTGACTAGTACTATCGAAGGATCCTTAGGATCACCAATATCTTTGTGGAATTAGATGGGGCGGCTGTGGTTCACCTCATCAACAATCCTAtcttattcagcaaaaaaacaaaaaaaaaaaaaaaaaaaatcctatcttATTGGAAGTTTTTGCTTATTGATTGCATGAATTTATTGAAAGTGTTCCCCAGCTAGCGAATAGAACACAACTATCTATCAAAAGcgaaatcttaaaaaaaaaataataataataattattgttgctatgtgaaaaagaatacaataaaaaaaaattaaaaaaaaaaatgttaggacAAATCAAAAAGAgctaaattgaaaaataacaattgaatGAACCAAAAGAGGCACATACTGACAAAACACCCACTACGGCACAGCATTGTGCACACATGCCAACACTACAATTCGCGCAACTAATTTTTCTTGGTAAAATTTGTTGATTGGGCTAATTTTTTAAGGCTAAATGTAGATTTGGTAAAATAGGTTAGACCTTTTCAGTCGATCTGACTTAAAAAATATCCGATCTGAACCCgcttttttttaacttaaagcAAAAATGAATTGATGCGTGACTTGACCTATTTGTTTGAGGGTCAACTCGACCTGTGacctaaacaattttttaaaatttttttggggtaaaaaaaaaaaaaaaggagacaatattggtttaattgtttgttgtgagtttATTGAAATATGAATTATTGAAACATTCTCTAATGAATAAGGATTTTTAGATATTAAATAACAAAGTAAATGCTATGATAATTTGGTTATAAtagagttaaaaacatatatttaaaattataaacatgtATGAGAAACATTCATAAGTGTGAAAAGAGTGAAACCAAAGTATCAAtaaaattagcataaattatgaatgattaggcctattttttaacatttcatgtccaaaataaatggtttttcaaaataaattatgatattttttggAGTATGTATTGCTTAACAATGACATTAAGAAAtcatgttttatgttggctttattcagTGACAAAAGTTTATTTGTAATGCATTTTATTGGTGGTGTATTGTTTTATGGGTTCTCATGTAAGTTGGGGTAGTGTACTTGAACCTCTTCTTGAAGACTAGAAGCTGCATTAGCTAGAGATTTCGTAGCCTGGAGGCGACCATCTCACGACCTAAGTTGCCCTTGAAATCCATGTGGCAAGTCTTTGTCTAAGAGTGCAATTGTGCACCTCGCAACCTTAGGGGGAGAACAGGTCGTGAGTTGCACGACCTCTGTACTCTACAGTTGCACCTACCACTATCAATTTGCCAGCACACgcgcgtgcacacacacacacacacacaaaactgtGAGGTGTGGCAAGAAGCTTTAGATAAGTATTGAACACACCCTAGAAACCAAAAATGGGGTCAAGTGAGAGAAGCCAATCCTTTGTATGAAAAGATAGAGCTTTTTCCCTTAGAGAAAAACCAAGTTCCCACCTCTCTTTTCCATCTCATTCATTCCTTTGATTAATATTCTATAAACACCTTTCTCATCTACAAACACAGACCTTGCGAGTGAGAGAATGGCATTGGAAAAATGAGAAGCcatatccaaatccaaattctttgGTGGCTTTCTGTTGGTGGCTCAACGGTGGTGACTTCGAGAAGCTAGGTGAAGAAAAGACTCGTGGAGTTGGTTGCTAGCTGGAGCTTAGAGAGCTCAAGTACACAGGGAGATATAGGCTTGGAGGCTTTATAGTCATCTATATGCTGCAACTATTCATTCTAGTGGAGTTTTCCAATGGGTGGTCAGTGGAGAGGTTTTTTTCGCCTGGGTGATCGGGTTTTCCTCTTTAAAAACATATCTCGGTGTTTTCGTGTGGTTTGTTTATTTTCTGCATTTTCATATTGCTCTTTACTTGccttattttgatatatatcaTGCTTGCAATATGAAAGTTGGCTAAACACGTATATTGGACTAATGTTCTAGTTTAGTAAAAGTGATTAAGCCGTAAAACTTTGTGTTAAGGGTTCTTAGGGTTAATATATCATGTTTCAGACATGATATCCATAATTCATAAAAGAGACAATgtacaaataagtaaacaatcaaactttaatctatattctcaaattgaaataaaatgccaatcacaattgataatagattataaaattagttttcaagattgcaagtttcttatatgtttttattctttgtcaaattagttatccaataaggcatttaatttgtaattttgtttttatgttttgagatgttgatattgtgtagaaatgaaACTTACGTATTTGTTTTACTCATCCTTTgtgctattttgttttggttagtaatgttgggatttttataattttaatattattgaacaaatattatatttgtttaactGAACTCCTTCTTGATATGAgtggtaaattcaaattaatgCATTTTATATCAAGTAATTTGCTGCGTAACTTTCCAAGTGGCAAatacatgtcatttttttatataaaaaaatttcttgtgaAAAATAGTAAACCCAACCCACCCATTTGTCACGTCTAGCTAAATGGGCTAAGAGGGCGAAGGACATTGTTAAGGGAGgttaagtttaattttattgggCTATATTTCTAAAATCAATCTACATATACTACTGTTTCtcgaaaaagaaagaaaaatctacatatgctacatttttttttcaagactcttgacaataattttgttatatactATTAATTAATGTAACTTGTTTTTGGCCCCAATATGAACACTATATCCTGATTCTCtccatataaaagaattatataaatCTAATTCCAAGGGCTAGTCAGAATGTAGTTATATATATGCCATTTGCGCCCAAAAACCTTTTTAAGttaaaaacaacaaataaatttattagataAAAACTGATATCTATACAGAaatgttagggacatattttacGTAAATTTGCTAATCCTCtgataaaatgcactttacttgtaattggataaaTCTAGGAttagtttaatacttcaagaaacatgttgttcaagtcaagtgttaaagccatgaagatctaaccaagaaacaagtgaagaagagctattcattaaatctcgacagaagCTTGATAGAAAGGACATCTATTAAGGTTTAAAGTCGAAACTCGACATAAGTTGTATCTGTCGAGActtatgaaatcaaaatttccaaatttgaattttggcccaagcttatgtatttgtatagggtttcttttctcacaaccctatacatatataaggtttattttaaaGGCTGTCACATATGCAGAATTGACCTAGTGCCTTGTTCTCTTTGAAAGAAGTTACTGCGTCTTTgtgccatagggttttgtaaccaaggagtttcctgtttttcattgttgatgaagtgaagatgtttacaaccaacaaccttcttcaAGATTTCtgggagttagtcatgtactgggatctgtgcatTATTTGTTAGTTACATACTGGAATTCGTGTATTGAACGGAAAGAGTaccgctacaatacaagtccaattgggtattggggtaaggatttaactgtaggttgatatttCGGAATAGGCTAagggtagttggtaagattctttatacttgtaaccgcttgttattgattagtggattcttgggagtagtGACTTTAAAATCATCCGGTGAGATttttgccttggtggttttcctcattcataaaaaatcaccatatcaaatttaatttccgttgcatttagtttagttgatgatttgtttgtgctatcatgccattgcatgtaattgaacttaattaattaacttgagtaattaattaatttgtaaggggtcaatacatttttgccCTCTCAAGAAGAAGCAACAAGCCAACAAGGTGCTCAACACAAAGAAGTATcactcaaaccaaaaaaaaaaaaaaacaagaattaatgtcttttttttttttttttatttttttttatttttttttttttaagaaaaaacaagaaTGCCTTTTGTAAATAAGGATTAATGGCTCATGTCCAAGTACTCTATCGCATTTTAAGTAATTGCATCCCGATAAAGTCTATCTGGACATGAGCTTTACTTTctacatctatatatatatatatatatatatatatattcgtgCCGTGCATGCTAAAGCATCCATGAAAAACACTTCAAAAGAGCATGGTGACTATTTCAGTCTTATCTTcaaaatatctatatatataggtCAGACTTTGGAAAGAACTGGTCATATCGCTTTTCTATTCAATAAACGTTAGTTTTTTCTGAATTCTAATTTGCTTTTATATGTGAATTTGGTCGAAATTAAAGtatttgttatgaaaatcaACATCATATTGATCAAGGATTCATCTTGTGTGTACACTAATTACGAGAAAAGATAGGCTGCTTGCATTGCCACTAGAAAGTTATTATTCTTGTTGATTATCATTTCCATCATTGAAAGAAAGGTTGTATAAGTTTAAGCATAATTAAAATGTGCTAATGATTAGTTAAAAACTTAAGAGAGAAAGATGACTAGTGACTACCTGTGTTGCACGAGTATTCCAACTATATTTTAACGTACAGTTGCATTGCATAATGTGCACACGAGGACAATTACATTAGTACATGTATTAATTTAGGATATGTTTgaatacaatttattttgttaaaaactaaaaatactatactaaaataaattttaaatgtgtaaatagtactgtgggacctatttttaattaaagttttggtgaaaaaagatttttatggATCCCATGAATAGTGTATAGAACCTACTGACAGTGCCATTTCAGACTAATGTGTGGACGTTCAAAGTGCCGATGGGTCTCGTgcacagtaaaaaaaaaaaaaaaaaaaaaaaaaaaaaaaagaagaagaagaagaaaagaaaagaaaaaagaaggattgTGCATCACTCTTCGCCTATATATTGTGGACCATAAAGGTGCAAAAGTCTAGACTCCAAAATCATTCTccctcacccaaaaaaaaaagtgtgaaactCATTCTCTTTGACTGAAAAACTGTTGCTCATAGGTCGCATAATGTCAAAATAATGGCCACGCCTGAAAATGCACCAATGGCTTACCTATGTGGTCATAAAGACCAACAATTGGAGAACAACCTTCATCTACATTTGAATTGTGGAAGTCCAATATTCTCTACCATATATCTTTCTAAAAGTCATTTTACTTTTGCCACTATTTCTCTTCTAGGTTAATATATGGTCCCATTTGTTATATGCTCATAAGAGACCTTGGGAAAAAGAATAACAGTGTAAGTTTACCTTTGTTGAATGAGGACCACGGCCATACACACCAAGTGATATATGGGTATTAATTAATGAAGTGGTGCTCGAGGACATAACAAAAGGctaagaaatgaaaaagttgGTCCCTAATGGGGTGGCATGCCCAccaatatcaaaattttagggaCCATTTTGAGGATGAGGCAATAAAACTCTTTTCCCTTGTTTCCCCTACAAGTGCATATAATGTGGTCACATATACGTGCGCTTTAAATCCATCAAGAACCGGTGGATTCCACAAAAGAAATTCTAAGTCTTGATCATTATAATTATGAGTAATGTGACgttcacaaaattttcataataaattataagtatTAACTTGTTTTTAGTGGGTGAAAAAGTGATGTCAGTGATCAGCCTGTATGTAATAATAGTTTGACACtttaaatttgttgtgaaaatattgtaaacataatagtattttataattagtttttttaatgatatcatATTACGTGCAATAATCGCTCAACCATAACCATCATGAGTGCAGGAATTTAGAatagttaatatatattttttcattgatttcGGATTGAGCATTAGCTACATTATTTGGCTCCATAATTCTTTCTGAAAACTAATTGTGGAGTTCCTCTGATATATATTAAACATGCTATTTGAACTCTAGAAGATCATTGTGGTAATTGGCAATCCATTTTTCAATTATCTTGACCTCTGTCTTTCTTTGCATAACCAACCATTGCGGATCACTTGGCTTTGCCACGAGTATGTCCAAGCAATGAGAACCTACAGAAAGTGAACATTTAGCACACTcagatctaaaacaaaacagtATCTTCGAAACCTATAATTGTATGATGATAATTATCATAAAGATTTTAATTAGGAAATAGTGAACTTAATAATTTAACCATCATTTTAACAATGAACAAGAGGCACCATAGGTTATATGCATGATTTTTCTTCCTTAATAATAGTTTATTTAACCattgttttgtttatattatgtctttttttttttctccttcagGTAACAATCTTTTTAATGAAATGATCAATACCATTAACTGTAGTGACAGCAAGGATGCTTTCTGATATGTTCTCCAAAACCCTATGATCAAAGATTGGACAAACGAATAAGTAGGTAGAATAcattaaaatttacaaacttccaaataaaatgaataacataaaagctgattttttttatatatgttttgtttctttgtttacCCGCCACTACTATAAGGATCTCTTAGTCCGTTGGAGAATATAATATTGCTACCAAACCTATGGAGTGTGAGTTTCAAATCCTGCAATAATTTGAGTCATTTGACAAATATCAGAGGCCGAAAGGGTAATTTGCAACGAGTAACATCACTGAATACAGACAAAATCAGCAGAAgtaattttgaaagtttaacAAAGTCAATTAAGGACAAGTACTTaattgttcctcaaaaaaaaaaaaaaaaaaaagacaagtaCTTAATTAAAAACATACTTGACCACCGTAGTAAGTAGTCACCCAGTGAGGCTGAGGCATGACACCATACAAGCTCTTGCATTCATTGATGAATTTGTTTAGATTGAAAGGTGCTGGTGGGAACATTGAGTCCTTGCTACCATGGCCAATGGGCATAACCATCTCACTACATGTCTgaacatataatataatatagatTAGTCATATCAATATaacaaattcaaacaaattCCGTGCACCCACTCGTGTTTGTAGTCGGAAgaaatttctcattctttccctaaataaataaataaagagaagagaTATCTAGTAGCAGCAAATAATtttgtgccaaaaaaaaaattatttttagtacATTTTGATGCACATTTGGATACTTTTAGGTGGGATCTACTTAGTGAAGGGCTTAATGATGCCAAAACTAATCACCAATAGAGCCATATTGAGGGGCATCTAGAGGTATACTTCTCATAATTCTTGATTAATATTTTCTACTATacctatttttaaaataattagcttaattttgtaatatataaCATTTAAAACATGTTACCACTATGCTTTTTTACTTATTAGAAGACCTAAAACTTACAATATAGCTAATATTATCATCAATAATACAACGAGTGATAAGTTAAGTATTAAATGTAATGTAGAACTCTGAAAGCTACCTGCCAGCTCCACCCATCAAGGGTTTTAGTTGGACGATTGAATTCATTCATGTCATAGCATGTATGGTTTCCCATATAAGCAACTACACCCGCATATATTCGGCCAAGAGTATCGGTTCCTACAGAAGCTCCATCTATGGCACTGCACAGAACGCTAAGTGGATATGTTGGAGGGTGATTATATTGAGCTGCATCAGAGTATATCGAGTCCAAATAGTCCTTGAGATCAAAAGATCTATTTAACCGACTGTGGAGACAAAAGTTTTAGATTGATTAGAAATGACACCTAGAAGCaagatcctctccatttcatgATCAGTAGGgtttaattttctgaatttatcaGTGTACTACGTTATGTAAAATTGATCAAGCTAAAATGGAGagaatttttttcttagaattGTATATAACAATGAGGCAAAACTGTGGTAGTACTTGCAAGTATTGAATCTCTTGCTAAGGGCTTCAAGACCATGAGGATTTGAAGCAACCCTATCAATTTCCGCCCATGATTTCCGTATGGTTTCGTAGCAACTTTCACTAGTTTCCTGCACCGGCCATCACAGTTTTTATAAGCTTTTGAAGGCAGCTCTTAAATTGAGTAGTACTAGTGAtacaatattttgtaaattattgACATGACTTGCTATGATTGAAGCtgaataacttttattttagttcACCATTGACACTAACTCTATTATGCACAAATAACATGCGTCACATGCATGTCATGTAATAGCTGTAAAAAATGGTGTatctctaaatttatttttttaaaattgattttagcATTAAATCCATAAATATAAAGTAAGTTAATGCGTTACTTTAAAATCCTTGGTTACTACAGAGTAGTATCCAGCTTGTGGTGCGATGGTGTCGAAGTACAGGATTGGAGCTGAAGAAGCTACAGCTCCAAGGGCAATATGCGGATACTTTAGCCGAAACCATGATGCAAGCACTGCAAAATTacatagaaaagagaaaaataaattaagacaAAGCATGAAAAAGTTAGTGATCGACTAGTAGCTTAAAAAATGGATTTATAGTGACTTACTTCCCCCATAGGAACCTCCAATAACAATTACCGGAGAATTTTCTGCAGATAACTTTTTCTTTACGTGTAAGAGCACAGCAGCATAATCGGCTATAGCCTGAACTGAGTTGAAATAACCACGAGTGCTTTCATTTTTCATAGCCGCTTTCATTGACCCAAATGGTACTGATTTCCCATAGTACCGATGCTATTTAGAATCaataatatatacaacaatTCATTAGTGTAAGATTCCAACATATATCACATCagtaaaaatggaaaaaaaatttctccatcTGAGATGGATTCATTTCATGGTTCTGTTCAAATATTACAATTTAATGAACATTTATTGTCATGttatttaaattcttaaaagagtcatattatttataattttcaataattttatacTATGTATATTGTTAGatacaatatataaataaatattagatccaattctcaaatatatatttaaaaaaagctgattatatatatatatatatgtatgtatgtatatatacatacacacacagagGGGCATaggcatgattttttatttgagggGTCCGAATTACTTATTCATATGTTAGTCATAACTCATACATATATTATACACAAAATGatcaatgaaattaaataacatttctAAACTCAAATTAGTGTACAAAAATGAGTAATTTGctataaacatataataataataaaaaaaaaaagaaaaaaagaaaaagaaaagaagaagcatcTCCTATAAAAGTTATGTTCAACATTATCTTTCATAGGATAAAATTTATTCGTTATCAATCTTATAGGATTTCCTATTCAAatcttcaaatatataaatctctATTGCAACCTAAACTTTCTTCTAGAAAaagataaagtaaaataaaaaattcaatgttAGCACAATTTATCAAGCACCTAAATCCAAAAGTAAAAGATAATATTagctaggaaaaaaaaagagataataagaaaaaaaaatcaaatttatgggCAAATAAAACCTCATAAGTTCAAGTAGTGCACGTGCACAATGCACTTCAAAATTGAACATTGATTAATGATTACATAGCACTTTTGCattcttattataaaatattaaaaaggaTGGACATATGCCAATTAAGCATTTATTAGGTTTTATTAAAagtgtttgttttatttgggTGGGGTGTACAATGTACATAAAAACTAACAGTGAGTGTTATATTGTATCATTGCGAGATTTCAAAGGGTGGGCTAGGTTCCATGAAATTTTTTGGGAGGGCCAATTGGCACAATTGTTAAAGCCCAACTAATTTTTATAGAAGTACAACCTATTTTTCTATACTATTATAAGAGGCTTCAATAGTTTTGGGGGGCgatgaccccccccccccccccccccccacccaatATTATACGTTCATATAtccacacatatatatatatatatatatatatatcctattAACAAgtataaatcattttaaaaaacttttaatatcactttaatgaaaaatataaaatattgtcaaaaaaatcaattgttcttttcttttcttataaaaaatttataaaaatattttctcaaccaATAATCTTAATGTATCTATTAacttttccatatatatatatacacgcgTGCGCATGTGTGTGGAAGTTGGTAATgagtttatttttagttattgtgAAACGTGAAATAATTGACATTCACTTTTAAGGTTTTACCTCTATGTATACTTGGAGAGCCTTAAACCTGGGGGCATTATCACTGAGAAATCCAATGATGGGCAAATCGTCATCCAAGGATTCTTCTGCGCCAAGATACGCAAATATTGGTGCACTTGCATTTGCTCCACCCCAATACTTAGAGTTGATCACATATCTTTGTTTGAAAGTAGTGTAGCTATCAGGCCTATAGTTGAAGTGATCTAGTGTTTGGGTGTAATAGTAGGTTTTAAGATCTTCAAGATTGGATGTTGAAGATTTGGTTTGGGGTTCATGCTGCGTTGTTCTTCTTTGGGTTCCAAGCCTTGGCATGTTAAAAGCAGAAACAGAAGCAGAAAATGTGAAAACTAGGAAGAACAAAGAAAGCATTTGAAATGATCTAAGAGAATCCATAAGTATACTATAAAATATGCAGATTATCTGAAAAGTTCTATCTAAAGCTTCCTTGAGAGATAGAAGGTTTGATAGACAATTGTGAACTGACACATATTTATACTACAAGGTTTAACACTACCTTAACCCTCCAAGGCTCCACCACACTATTTGTTTATTGGGATTTATCATTTATGAGGATAATGGTGTTTCATATATAGATAGTGAGTGAAATAGTGTGATAAAAACTGGAAAagatatttcctttttttaattaataaaaaaaaacttgtcttaTTATATGAAACGATATATATCAAGAAATTACCAAATTATCGTGATTTGGCTAGGTGCATAAAGTGCATACCTCTGTATAGATAACCTTTGATGACATAAACTTTGTCCACTTTGATGGCGTACATATATTCGACCTCAGCTCTTGTTTCCTCATTGTTGGTATAGGAGGTCTCCATGGTGAGGAATCTAGTCAACTAGGATAAGTATATATATTGggttcacttttttttccccaagcCATCGCCTTTATGAATTGAGAAGGAATTTTTCGAGTGTATTTGATATATGatttttgtaacaaatttaTATCAATAATTAAGGTAATCTTTTTTAGATACCATGGATTAAAACTTATTACCCCCTCTTcttattaatgtttttttattaggtTAAGACAACAATTTTCTCGGTAAAGATTTAGATCTCTGGAAAACACAATATGTTTAATCTAATttattagccaagttgttacttaggttaattatttagatctaggttaaacattCCTCACACATAATATGCACAATGGAAAACTAAATAATACAAGATGTGATGACtaaggaaaactaatgaaacaacttgttttaaggtaaaaaaaactTGGGGGAACTATCCCAAGAGAACAATCCATTATATTAaattgagatttacatttaagAATAccaatttataataaatctaacACAGTTACCAAATTGGGCTTTGAACTCCTCAGACTTCTTTGATCTTGGACTTACTCTCACATGAACCTCCAGTTCATGTCTTGGTTTTCAGTACACTTGATAGCTGAAACTTGACTGCAACTTTTACTCCCCTGGTACAAGCAATATGAGTTTGATCTCCAATAGGTGCTTGATAGAGTTAGAAAGTACAAAACCTCATAAATCTCACAAGAGTAACTTAATTTCAAGACTTGAAAAATTTGTattagagtttttcttttatacttagcAGTGTTGGACTCAAACTCTAAATGTTTCACGGGCTATTggacattatttaaaattttgcagatTCGCAGTTTGATCGGTCTAGCCTTCTCTTTGTTCAATTGAGCTtgacaaattttgaattcttcCTTTTGCAGCTTATATGtttttgaatcttgacttgtatcAACTTAAGCAATGTCCAGAACACTTCAAAGACACTAAGATCTACTTCTAGACAAGTTTTTGTTCTTGGTTTGCCAACATGCAACatatttagaacctaaacatTTATGACTAAATATTTAGAACTTAACAAATTCTTAATATAGTTGAGATTCAAATCCATATctcttatttgataataaaaaaaacttaagtacaatTTATTTGGTATTGTAGATTAGGTTTTTCAAGcaaattcaaacacatagttgtattgattattttattttttaaaaaaactatcaatttcaatgcaattatttatttatattttttgatacaagataaaaattcaactttaatctaatctaagtgtatatgtatatgaagCTTCTTCCTAGAGATTAGAACCCCGGCCCTTGCGCCTAACACCCTATAAACACATATAtttatggagtgaccatcgcacaaAGGGTGACGAAGTTAATTCTATACATTGTCAATCCTTAAATTTCAGCTCGTAAGTTATTTTGGTCCATGAATTTTAAAGTGTTTCTTTTTAGTCCCTGAATTTTAAAGTAACTATCTTTAGTccttaagaaacttaaattgcttatttttagtccctaagaAACTTAAAATGATCGATTTTGGtccttttaaaaattgattattttaaattttaggtaCTAAAATCGTTTATGTACCAAACTTTAGAAACTAAATATATCTAAGTTTTagtgtttgttaaaaaaaacgTACAAACAACTATCATGGTGCTGGAGGATGTAACATTGTGGCAGGCAAATCAGAATGGCTTACAAATTAGTTTCCATCTTATAATCATAAAAGGAACTTTCTACTCCACCAGCTTCATAGTATTATACATCCCATATCCTTcgatatttcaaattttaaaattaaaat
Protein-coding regions in this window:
- the LOC115980308 gene encoding lysosomal Pro-X carboxypeptidase-like → MLSLFFLVFTFSASVSAFNMPRLGTQRRTTQHEPQTKSSTSNLEDLKTYYYTQTLDHFNYRPDSYTTFKQRYVINSKYWGGANASAPIFAYLGAEESLDDDLPIIGFLSDNAPRFKALQVYIEHRYYGKSVPFGSMKAAMKNESTRGYFNSVQAIADYAAVLLHVKKKLSAENSPVIVIGGSYGGMLASWFRLKYPHIALGAVASSAPILYFDTIAPQAGYYSVVTKDFKETSESCYETIRKSWAEIDRVASNPHGLEALSKRFNTCNRLNRSFDLKDYLDSIYSDAAQYNHPPTYPLSVLCSAIDGASVGTDTLGRIYAGVVAYMGNHTCYDMNEFNRPTKTLDGWSWQTCSEMVMPIGHGSKDSMFPPAPFNLNKFINECKSLYGVMPQPHWVTTYYGGQDLKLTLHRFGSNIIFSNGLRDPYSSGG